A window of Flavobacterium flavigenum contains these coding sequences:
- a CDS encoding cupin domain-containing protein, with protein sequence MSTNYSAVIEEGKVPSAYMTGDVSYKKQSSDIHPENTVIKEVTFEPCARSNWHSNASLHMIIAKDGVGYYQERGNAVRMLVKDEVVTILPGVEHWYGATPFDKFSYVAIITEIDKGHGTWLEKVTDEEYYLLSH encoded by the coding sequence ATGTCAACAAATTATTCAGCCGTTATCGAAGAAGGAAAAGTCCCTAGTGCCTATATGACGGGCGACGTTTCCTATAAGAAGCAAAGCAGTGATATTCATCCTGAAAATACTGTTATTAAAGAAGTTACTTTTGAACCTTGTGCGAGAAGCAACTGGCACAGTAATGCAAGCTTGCATATGATTATCGCCAAAGACGGAGTTGGCTATTATCAGGAAAGAGGAAATGCAGTTCGCATGCTTGTTAAAGATGAAGTAGTTACAATTCTGCCTGGAGTTGAACATTGGTACGGAGCCACTCCATTTGACAAGTTCTCTTATGTTGCCATTATAACAGAAATCGACAAAGGACACGGAACTTGGTTAGAAAAAGTAACTGATGAAGAATATTATCTTTTGAGTCACTAA
- a CDS encoding SMP-30/gluconolactonase/LRE family protein, giving the protein MKTTILITAFSLLFMACDSEKKSGETSVSLKSKYTITDPGLYPEGIDYDSKNQRFLFSSLQKGAVYAMNLKGELSVFATSSKLVLPTGVYTDEIRNRLIVSNADLGISQKSTEGSAGSVATVSIFNLTSGELIKEIDFKNFTPNTGCCPNDIAVDNNGNIYITDSFSPIIYKLDTNYNASVFSKNILFQPKPNEFGLNGIVFHPDGYLLAVKTDTSKLLKIALSDPEKITEVTGAAFSAPDGIELDKNNNLVIVENGLGLGKTHTFKSTDNWSSAAKINETNIGKDEFPTTAALATDGNVYVISSKLGKFLSGDKSQSTYAIQRIN; this is encoded by the coding sequence ATGAAAACTACCATTTTGATTACAGCATTTTCGCTTCTTTTTATGGCTTGCGACAGCGAAAAAAAATCAGGAGAAACTTCTGTTTCCCTAAAAAGTAAATACACCATTACTGATCCAGGGCTGTATCCTGAAGGAATTGATTACGATTCCAAAAACCAAAGATTTTTATTTAGCTCTCTACAAAAAGGAGCTGTTTATGCAATGAATCTCAAAGGTGAACTATCTGTTTTTGCTACAAGCAGTAAACTGGTTTTGCCCACAGGAGTTTACACTGATGAAATTCGTAACCGATTAATAGTATCCAATGCCGATTTAGGGATTTCACAAAAAAGTACGGAAGGAAGTGCCGGATCAGTTGCTACAGTTAGTATTTTTAATCTTACTTCGGGTGAATTAATCAAAGAAATTGATTTTAAAAATTTTACTCCCAATACAGGTTGCTGCCCAAATGATATTGCGGTAGATAATAATGGAAATATTTACATCACCGATTCATTTTCTCCAATTATTTATAAGCTTGACACTAATTACAATGCCTCTGTATTTAGTAAAAATATTTTATTTCAGCCAAAACCAAATGAATTCGGTTTAAATGGAATTGTTTTTCACCCCGACGGCTATTTACTTGCAGTTAAAACGGACACTTCTAAATTGCTTAAAATAGCACTTTCTGATCCTGAAAAAATTACAGAAGTAACAGGGGCAGCATTTAGCGCTCCCGACGGAATAGAACTAGACAAAAACAACAATTTAGTTATTGTCGAAAATGGTTTAGGCTTAGGCAAAACTCACACGTTTAAAAGTACAGACAATTGGTCCAGTGCAGCCAAGATAAATGAAACAAATATTGGAAAAGATGAATTTCCAACAACTGCTGCTTTGGCTACAGACGGTAATGTGTACGTTATTAGCTCTAAACTAGGCAAATTTTTATCAGGAGACAAAAGCCAGTCAACTTATGCTATCCAAAGGATAAATTAA
- a CDS encoding LytR/AlgR family response regulator transcription factor — translation MTVLNCIAVDDEPLALKLVETFIEQTPFLQLSCSCDNAVEALSLIREKQPDIVFLDINMPNLSGMELARLLQDQSPPIPKIIFTTAYNHYAIEGYKVNAVDYLLKPFSYEEFLRASNKVLQITEESSNHYQHIATDDDFFFLKVEYQWVRISLKDVLYIESLKDYVKVHLLDSDKTVLSLISLKALEEKLPSPKFMRIHRSFIVSLDKINSISKNSIFIGKTEITVGEQYKEAFKTIVDRWLK, via the coding sequence ATGACAGTACTAAATTGCATAGCGGTAGATGATGAACCATTGGCCTTAAAACTGGTCGAAACTTTTATTGAGCAAACCCCTTTTTTACAATTAAGCTGCAGCTGTGACAATGCTGTTGAAGCCTTAAGTTTAATTCGAGAAAAGCAACCGGATATTGTTTTTTTGGATATAAACATGCCTAACCTAAGCGGAATGGAACTGGCAAGACTTTTACAGGACCAGTCACCACCGATTCCGAAAATAATTTTCACAACTGCCTATAATCATTATGCAATTGAAGGCTATAAAGTAAATGCAGTCGATTATCTTTTAAAACCTTTTAGTTACGAAGAGTTTTTGCGTGCTTCCAACAAAGTCCTGCAAATAACTGAAGAATCTTCAAATCACTACCAGCATATTGCAACTGACGATGATTTTTTCTTTTTAAAGGTTGAATATCAATGGGTAAGAATTTCTTTAAAAGATGTGTTGTATATTGAAAGTTTAAAAGACTATGTAAAAGTTCATCTTCTTGATTCTGATAAAACCGTACTATCTCTTATCTCTTTAAAAGCTCTGGAAGAAAAACTACCCTCTCCAAAGTTTATGAGGATCCATCGTTCGTTTATTGTTTCACTTGACAAAATAAACAGCATAAGTAAAAATTCCATTTTTATTGGAAAAACTGAAATTACTGTTGGCGAACAATACAAAGAAGCGTTTAAAACCATTGTAGACAGATGGTTAAAATAA
- a CDS encoding DUF3861 domain-containing protein has protein sequence MEKRSNKYYLTLSLKEYANGETAPAKELGIEFENHDEIFSIIEKMNAKNLFESESEATQFALGLKLFGEIKLKHRKNPLFDEMNEVFPVFMKKLKSL, from the coding sequence ATGGAAAAAAGATCAAATAAATATTATCTCACATTAAGCTTAAAAGAATATGCAAATGGCGAAACAGCGCCTGCAAAAGAACTTGGAATTGAATTTGAAAACCACGACGAAATATTTAGCATCATTGAAAAAATGAATGCTAAAAATTTATTTGAAAGCGAGTCTGAAGCAACACAATTTGCATTGGGTTTAAAACTATTTGGGGAGATAAAACTAAAACACAGAAAGAATCCTCTTTTTGATGAAATGAATGAAGTGTTTCCTGTTTTCATGAAAAAACTAAAAAGCCTATAA
- a CDS encoding helix-turn-helix domain-containing protein, translating to MSDETGISVHQLFILINSEFHVHFQDFVDLKRIEYFNEKINDPEWKDLSLEGMALGSGFKSRTTCFSAFIKHTGKSPSEYFKIIKRKKEDKADFVIQNN from the coding sequence TTGTCGGACGAAACCGGCATATCGGTACATCAGCTTTTTATTTTGATTAATTCAGAATTTCATGTTCATTTCCAGGATTTTGTAGATCTTAAAAGGATTGAATATTTTAATGAAAAAATTAATGATCCCGAATGGAAAGATCTATCTCTGGAGGGTATGGCTTTGGGGTCAGGTTTCAAGTCAAGAACTACTTGTTTCAGCGCTTTTATAAAGCACACCGGAAAATCACCATCTGAATATTTTAAAATAATTAAACGAAAAAAGGAAGATAAAGCAGATTTTGTTATTCAAAATAATTAA
- a CDS encoding Crp/Fnr family transcriptional regulator translates to MKDLLPVIDYISRYVDLTDDEKNHLSSFMKINKVKKRQFIVQPGFVCRHKSYVVKGAFRGYLVDNDGKEHTLSFAIEDWWISDYSSLIYQEPATLFVEALEDSVLIQIEYQDEQQFLKEIPKLEKFERIITQRSLAFHQKRLLSNLTKTAEERYDEFMSKYAAIAKRVPQYALASYLGFSTEYLSKIRNGKTSKG, encoded by the coding sequence ATGAAGGATTTACTGCCCGTTATAGATTATATCTCAAGATATGTTGATTTGACTGATGATGAAAAAAATCATCTGAGTTCTTTTATGAAGATCAACAAAGTCAAAAAGAGACAATTTATTGTGCAGCCTGGTTTTGTTTGCAGACATAAGAGTTATGTTGTTAAAGGGGCATTCAGAGGTTACCTGGTTGATAACGATGGAAAAGAACATACACTTTCATTTGCAATCGAAGACTGGTGGATTTCTGATTACAGCAGTTTAATTTATCAGGAACCAGCCACATTATTTGTAGAAGCTCTTGAAGATTCAGTTCTAATTCAGATCGAATACCAAGACGAACAGCAATTTTTAAAAGAAATTCCGAAACTTGAAAAATTCGAACGCATTATTACGCAGCGCTCATTAGCTTTTCATCAAAAAAGGCTTTTATCTAATTTAACTAAAACTGCTGAAGAACGTTATGATGAATTTATGAGTAAATATGCTGCAATCGCTAAGCGTGTTCCTCAATATGCATTGGCATCTTATCTTGGTTTCAGTACCGAATACTTAAGCAAAATACGCAACGGCAAAACCTCGAAAGGTTAA
- a CDS encoding GH1 family beta-glucosidase — protein sequence MNKLEKSFLNKDQFGQDFLWGVSTAAFQIEGAHDKDGKGPSIWDVFTSQKGKIKNGHHAINACDFYNCYKDDIHLIRELNIPNFRFSLSWSRIMPTGLHPVNQSGIDYYNKVIDFLLECGIEPWVTLYHWDLPHALEVKGGWTNRECALWFSDYAEVCAKHFGERVKNWMVINEPSVFTGAGYFLGIHAPGKKGITNYLKAIHHVTLATVAGAKKLRQFSPDANIGTTFSCTHIEPFSDRSADIQAAKRVDTLLNRTFIEPILGLGYPQDDLPVLKKINNYIQGDDLDHLAFDFDFIGLQCYTREIVKSSLLTPYIGAELVSAEKRNVISTEMGWEIYPAALYHILQKFNSYDGIKKIIITENGAAFPDTVANGKVYDIRRTHYIQDHLEQLLKAKKEGCKVDGYFVWSLTDNFEWAEGYNARFGLIYVDFETQKRTIKQSGIWFRDFLENGREII from the coding sequence ATGAATAAATTAGAGAAGTCATTTTTAAATAAAGACCAATTTGGTCAGGATTTTTTGTGGGGTGTTTCTACTGCCGCTTTTCAAATAGAAGGTGCTCATGATAAAGATGGAAAAGGTCCATCAATCTGGGATGTTTTTACCAGCCAAAAAGGTAAAATCAAAAACGGGCATCATGCCATTAATGCATGTGATTTTTATAATTGTTATAAAGATGATATTCATTTAATCAGAGAATTAAATATCCCTAACTTCAGATTTTCTCTTAGTTGGTCTCGAATCATGCCTACTGGTCTTCATCCGGTAAATCAATCAGGAATAGATTATTACAATAAAGTAATTGATTTTTTACTTGAATGCGGAATTGAACCGTGGGTAACGCTGTATCACTGGGATTTGCCTCATGCACTTGAAGTAAAAGGCGGATGGACTAACAGAGAATGTGCTTTATGGTTTTCTGATTATGCCGAAGTATGTGCGAAGCATTTTGGAGAGAGGGTAAAAAACTGGATGGTCATCAATGAACCTTCGGTTTTTACTGGTGCAGGGTATTTTCTTGGTATCCATGCTCCGGGAAAAAAAGGTATAACCAATTATTTGAAAGCTATACATCACGTAACATTGGCAACCGTTGCAGGTGCAAAAAAACTAAGGCAATTTAGTCCTGATGCTAATATTGGTACTACGTTTTCATGTACTCATATTGAACCATTTTCAGATAGATCTGCAGATATTCAGGCTGCAAAGCGAGTTGACACATTATTAAACAGAACTTTCATAGAGCCAATTTTAGGACTTGGATATCCACAGGATGATCTTCCGGTTCTTAAAAAAATTAATAATTATATTCAGGGTGATGATCTCGATCACTTAGCTTTTGACTTTGATTTTATTGGTCTTCAATGTTATACACGTGAAATTGTAAAATCTTCATTATTGACACCATATATTGGAGCCGAATTAGTAAGCGCTGAGAAAAGAAATGTAATATCGACCGAAATGGGCTGGGAAATTTACCCTGCAGCACTCTATCATATCCTCCAAAAATTTAATTCATATGATGGAATAAAAAAGATTATAATTACAGAAAATGGAGCCGCATTCCCTGATACAGTTGCAAATGGAAAAGTATATGATATTAGACGAACACATTATATACAAGATCATTTAGAGCAATTACTTAAAGCAAAGAAGGAAGGCTGTAAAGTTGACGGATATTTTGTATGGAGTCTTACTGATAATTTTGAATGGGCTGAAGGTTACAATGCAAGGTTTGGATTAATCTACGTTGATTTTGAAACTCAAAAGAGAACCATTAAACAATCTGGAATTTGGTTTCGGGATTTTTTAGAAAATGGTAGAGAAATTATATAA
- a CDS encoding helix-turn-helix domain-containing protein: protein MKDQIESQTAELSINDLKLKGFKVYEINGDVSKIPSYNRRDYYKICINTSKSLIHYADRGIETEGTILFFGNPVIPYSWEIFSPDYHGYACVFTEDFLKAKDRSESLNESPLFKIGGSPIFSLSAKQKVFIDSLFVKMIEEQETDYVFKDDLIRNYINLILHESMKMQPSENFFKYKNASSRITSLFLELLERQFPVETKDQPLALKTPQDYAQSLSIHVNHLNRSVKEITGKSTTAHITERIIGEAKALLQHTDWSIADIGYSLGFEYPSYFNNYFKRLTGKIPKSLRA, encoded by the coding sequence ATGAAAGATCAGATAGAATCCCAGACAGCAGAATTGAGTATAAATGATTTAAAACTCAAAGGTTTTAAAGTATATGAAATAAATGGGGATGTAAGTAAAATTCCGAGCTACAATCGACGCGACTATTACAAAATCTGCATTAATACCAGTAAAAGCCTTATTCATTATGCAGACAGGGGAATTGAAACAGAGGGAACTATTTTGTTTTTTGGTAATCCTGTTATTCCCTATTCATGGGAAATTTTTTCTCCTGATTATCATGGATATGCCTGCGTTTTTACAGAAGATTTTTTAAAGGCAAAAGACCGTTCAGAAAGCCTTAATGAGTCTCCTTTGTTTAAAATAGGAGGCAGCCCAATCTTTTCATTATCTGCAAAGCAAAAAGTATTTATAGATTCGCTTTTTGTAAAAATGATTGAAGAACAGGAAACTGATTATGTGTTTAAAGATGATTTGATTCGCAATTATATCAATCTTATATTGCATGAATCAATGAAAATGCAGCCTTCGGAGAATTTTTTCAAATATAAAAATGCTTCTTCGAGAATAACATCATTGTTTTTAGAACTCTTAGAAAGACAGTTTCCTGTTGAAACAAAAGATCAGCCGCTTGCCTTAAAAACACCGCAGGATTATGCTCAAAGCCTTTCAATACATGTAAATCACCTAAATCGTTCGGTAAAAGAAATTACCGGAAAATCGACAACAGCCCATATTACAGAAAGAATTATCGGAGAAGCAAAAGCTTTACTACAGCATACAGACTGGAGTATTGCAGATATTGGCTATTCACTTGGATTTGAATATCCAAGCTATTTTAATAATTATTTTAAAAGGCTGACAGGCAAGATTCCAAAATCTTTAAGAGCATAA
- a CDS encoding efflux RND transporter periplasmic adaptor subunit: MNKQSFLSILIASVVIASCGKKDDKSAQGGGAPQVKEYKTMTLQPESATLYTDFPASIQGQQNIEIRPRVEGYIDKIFVDEGAVVKAGQALFKISAPEYEQQVRTASASVKSAQAEVSTAKLAVNKVKPLVEKGIISKYELESAQYNYESAMASLAQANAALVNAKVNLGYTTVTSPVSGVVGSIPFRLGSLVSSATAEPMTTVSSIGNVYAYFALNEKMLLNFTQENSGAPLAQKIKKMPQVSLVLSDGTTYDEKGRIETVNGLINTETGTVNIRARFPNPKGIIRSGSSTTVRIPNVVKEGIIVPQSATFELQDKIFAVTVGKDKKTKNVNITKLENTAGNYYVITSGLKPGDQIVLEGVASLKEGTEIKANNVSAETVYADLK; the protein is encoded by the coding sequence ATGAACAAGCAATCATTTTTAAGCATTCTCATAGCATCAGTAGTTATCGCATCATGCGGTAAAAAAGATGATAAGTCAGCTCAGGGAGGAGGAGCACCGCAAGTTAAAGAATATAAAACCATGACTTTGCAGCCAGAATCAGCAACATTATATACAGATTTCCCGGCTAGTATTCAGGGGCAGCAAAACATAGAAATCCGACCAAGAGTTGAAGGTTATATTGATAAAATATTTGTAGATGAAGGTGCTGTTGTCAAAGCAGGACAGGCTTTATTTAAAATTAGCGCACCGGAATATGAACAGCAGGTTCGTACGGCTTCTGCAAGTGTAAAAAGTGCCCAGGCAGAAGTAAGTACAGCAAAATTGGCCGTAAATAAGGTAAAGCCTTTAGTTGAAAAAGGAATTATCAGTAAATATGAACTTGAATCTGCACAATATAACTATGAGTCTGCAATGGCCAGTTTAGCTCAGGCAAATGCAGCTTTGGTTAATGCCAAAGTTAATTTAGGATATACAACCGTTACAAGTCCGGTTAGTGGTGTTGTAGGCTCAATACCTTTTCGTTTAGGAAGCCTCGTAAGTTCAGCAACAGCCGAGCCAATGACAACGGTTTCAAGTATAGGGAATGTATATGCTTATTTTGCTTTGAATGAAAAAATGCTTTTGAACTTTACCCAGGAAAATTCAGGGGCTCCACTAGCACAAAAAATCAAAAAAATGCCTCAAGTTTCTTTAGTGCTTTCTGATGGTACTACTTATGACGAAAAAGGAAGGATTGAAACCGTAAACGGATTAATTAATACCGAAACAGGTACAGTAAATATCAGGGCTCGTTTTCCAAATCCAAAAGGGATTATCAGAAGTGGAAGCAGTACGACAGTGCGAATTCCAAATGTGGTTAAAGAAGGAATAATTGTTCCTCAGAGTGCTACATTCGAACTTCAGGATAAGATTTTTGCAGTTACTGTGGGCAAAGACAAAAAAACGAAAAATGTGAATATTACCAAACTTGAAAATACAGCCGGTAATTATTATGTAATAACAAGCGGTTTAAAACCTGGCGATCAGATTGTGTTAGAAGGAGTTGCCTCACTTAAAGAAGGAACTGAGATTAAAGCGAATAATGTGAGTGCAGAAACGGTTTATGCCGACTTAAAATAA
- a CDS encoding sensor histidine kinase encodes MAPNVFRPYLFAGLHILGWLLLGFIMLFYIPLTWKVILPPEFWLWQIIILILLIFLFYSNAKIVVPKTIIKNNTSPYLAWSFLTIFVMQLIAYLYSSQTDVHTKVSRVLGFTKYRNPYFDNYVFMLTLLVLGISTSWAMLQYWQKAAQHKQKLEQDKTMAELAMLKAQINPHFFFNSLNSIYSLTYSNIEDSRNALHTLSRMMRYLLYSTEGERTTLLKEVEFLKDFIALMKLRANKKLNIITEIPEKLNDYPIVPMLLLPLVENAFKHGIHATEKSEIIITLKQNDTNLTFEVLNTFFEKTFNTEPGGIGLANTKRRLQLIYPHKHAINCGVNKDGKYEVELQITLEQ; translated from the coding sequence ATGGCTCCAAATGTTTTCAGACCCTACTTATTTGCCGGATTGCACATCCTTGGCTGGTTACTTTTGGGGTTTATTATGCTATTTTACATTCCGCTTACATGGAAAGTTATTCTTCCGCCAGAATTTTGGCTGTGGCAGATTATTATCCTGATTCTGTTGATTTTTTTATTTTATTCTAATGCGAAAATCGTAGTACCGAAAACGATTATCAAAAATAATACATCTCCCTATTTGGCCTGGTCCTTCCTGACAATTTTTGTTATGCAGCTTATCGCTTATTTGTATTCTTCTCAAACAGATGTACATACAAAAGTGAGCCGGGTTTTAGGTTTCACAAAATACAGAAATCCTTATTTTGATAACTACGTTTTTATGCTTACCCTGCTTGTATTGGGAATTAGTACCAGTTGGGCAATGCTGCAATACTGGCAAAAAGCGGCTCAGCATAAACAAAAGCTGGAACAGGATAAAACTATGGCAGAACTTGCAATGCTGAAGGCACAAATAAATCCGCATTTTTTCTTTAATTCCTTAAACAGTATTTATTCACTTACTTATTCAAATATTGAAGATTCAAGAAATGCATTGCACACCTTGAGCCGAATGATGCGCTATTTGCTTTACAGCACCGAAGGTGAAAGAACTACATTGCTTAAAGAAGTTGAATTTCTTAAGGATTTTATCGCCTTAATGAAACTCCGTGCCAACAAAAAATTAAATATTATTACAGAAATACCAGAAAAACTAAACGACTACCCCATCGTACCAATGTTATTATTACCTTTAGTAGAAAATGCTTTTAAACATGGGATACATGCAACTGAAAAAAGCGAAATTATCATAACATTAAAACAAAATGACACCAATCTGACATTTGAAGTACTTAATACTTTTTTTGAAAAAACATTTAATACTGAACCTGGTGGAATTGGTTTAGCGAATACAAAACGAAGACTACAACTTATTTATCCACATAAGCACGCTATAAATTGCGGTGTCAATAAAGACGGGAAATATGAAGTTGAACTACAGATAACTTTAGAACAATGA
- the galA gene encoding beta-galactosidase GalA gives MKSISSNRFYLYFIFFISVCVSAQNKTQRNLILIDKDWRFSFGHLYDTQKDFNHATGYFSYLTKTGFGDGPAAQNFDDRAWRKLDLPHDWAVEQEFSEKGSFSHGFKTAGKGFPDKSIGWYRKKIAIPESDKGRIISLKFDGVFRNSKVFFNGYYLGTEESGYNGFEYDVTAYVNYGGENTIVVRVDASMEEGWFYEGAGIYRHVYLQKTNPIHVVTNGTYVTSEVKENNADVTAEVSVENKGNYKGPIEVIQHILDASGKQTATVSESKTAPDFYKTSIYSSKLEVNNPLLWDIENPNLYRLITEIKQKGKIIDRYETPFGIRTIKFDAEKGFSLNGKPVKLKGTNNHQDHAGIGTALPDELQYYRIKKLKEMGSNAYRCSHHPPTPELLDACDKLGMLVIDETRLMGINDYHLNDLKRMIERDRNHPSIFCWSVGNEEWNIEGGIVGESITNVMQGFTKSIDPTRPVTVGISSGFKSGISSVVEIMGYNYMGNGDIDAHRNQFRQQPGMGTEEGSTFATRGIYFDDETKHYKSAYDKKPRPTFYSIEEGWKFYAERPYLAGMFIWTGFDYRGEPTPYGWPSVTSYFGMMDVCGFPKDNVFYLKSWWGKEPVLHIMPHWNWSGMEGREIDVWVHSDCEEVELFLNKKSLGKKKMEQNSHLEWKVKYAAGTLEAIGYKNGKKVLSEVQKTTELAQNIKLTADKENQPNANVVVVTVETTDKKGLHVPTSNHEITFSVKGGKILGVGNGNPTSLEKDQFIDAVELVSITNFEEKKLASTNTTNPISSDDKSWKEAFKDRDYKNQAPAYVYRGKFELNNNSSKNSVNFFYKKIGTDAVVFVNGNKIVPSTEDVHKYILNANVLRQGTNTIQIIAPPLQKVKEWDVMNTDPGIIQVITPAEAWKRKLFNGYAQIIIQKDENDAEVVLSGTANGLKTGTLVLKK, from the coding sequence ATGAAATCTATTTCTTCTAATCGATTTTACCTGTATTTTATTTTTTTTATATCTGTTTGTGTTTCAGCTCAAAATAAGACTCAAAGGAATTTAATTTTAATTGATAAAGACTGGCGTTTTTCATTTGGACATTTATATGATACCCAGAAAGATTTCAACCATGCAACAGGCTATTTTTCCTATCTGACTAAAACAGGATTTGGTGATGGCCCGGCGGCTCAAAATTTTGATGACCGTGCGTGGCGAAAATTAGATCTTCCGCACGATTGGGCAGTTGAGCAGGAATTTAGTGAAAAAGGCAGTTTTAGCCACGGATTTAAAACAGCTGGAAAGGGTTTTCCTGATAAAAGTATCGGCTGGTACCGTAAAAAAATCGCTATTCCGGAAAGTGATAAGGGGCGAATTATCTCTTTAAAATTCGATGGGGTTTTTAGAAATTCGAAAGTGTTTTTCAACGGTTATTACCTCGGAACTGAAGAAAGCGGTTATAACGGATTTGAATATGATGTAACCGCTTATGTCAATTATGGAGGTGAAAATACGATCGTTGTTCGTGTCGATGCTTCAATGGAAGAAGGCTGGTTTTACGAAGGAGCAGGGATTTACAGACATGTTTATTTACAGAAAACAAATCCGATTCATGTTGTAACGAATGGAACTTATGTAACCTCTGAAGTAAAAGAAAACAATGCTGACGTTACTGCTGAAGTTTCTGTTGAAAACAAAGGAAATTATAAAGGTCCAATTGAAGTTATTCAGCATATTTTGGATGCATCCGGAAAGCAAACTGCAACTGTTTCTGAAAGTAAAACTGCTCCGGATTTTTATAAAACATCGATTTATAGTTCAAAATTAGAAGTCAATAATCCATTGCTATGGGATATTGAAAATCCGAATTTATATCGCTTAATTACTGAAATTAAACAGAAAGGAAAGATAATTGATCGTTATGAAACTCCTTTCGGAATCAGGACGATAAAATTTGATGCAGAGAAAGGTTTTTCCCTTAACGGAAAACCCGTTAAACTAAAAGGAACCAATAATCATCAGGATCATGCCGGAATTGGAACAGCTTTGCCAGATGAACTGCAATATTACCGAATCAAAAAGCTGAAAGAGATGGGTTCAAATGCTTACCGTTGCTCGCATCATCCGCCAACTCCTGAACTGCTTGACGCCTGTGATAAACTCGGAATGCTGGTTATTGACGAAACCCGTCTCATGGGAATTAACGATTATCACCTAAATGATTTAAAGCGAATGATAGAGCGCGACCGCAATCATCCGAGTATCTTTTGCTGGTCGGTAGGAAATGAAGAATGGAATATTGAAGGCGGTATTGTTGGCGAAAGTATTACGAATGTGATGCAGGGATTTACAAAAAGCATTGATCCAACAAGACCTGTTACAGTTGGAATAAGCAGTGGTTTTAAAAGCGGAATTTCTTCTGTAGTCGAAATTATGGGTTATAATTATATGGGGAACGGAGATATTGATGCACACCGAAATCAATTCAGACAACAGCCCGGAATGGGGACAGAAGAAGGTTCTACATTTGCAACCCGCGGTATTTATTTTGATGATGAAACCAAACATTATAAAAGTGCTTACGACAAAAAACCACGCCCGACATTTTACAGTATCGAAGAAGGCTGGAAGTTTTATGCTGAAAGACCTTATTTAGCCGGAATGTTTATCTGGACCGGTTTTGATTATCGTGGAGAACCTACACCTTATGGCTGGCCATCGGTTACCTCTTATTTTGGAATGATGGATGTTTGCGGTTTTCCGAAAGACAATGTGTTTTATCTTAAATCATGGTGGGGAAAAGAACCGGTTTTGCACATTATGCCACACTGGAACTGGAGTGGAATGGAAGGCAGAGAAATAGATGTCTGGGTACATTCGGATTGTGAGGAAGTTGAACTTTTTCTGAACAAAAAGAGCCTTGGTAAAAAGAAAATGGAGCAAAACAGCCATTTAGAATGGAAAGTAAAATACGCAGCAGGGACCCTTGAAGCAATTGGATATAAAAACGGTAAAAAAGTACTTTCTGAAGTTCAAAAAACTACAGAACTCGCTCAAAATATAAAACTTACTGCTGATAAAGAGAATCAGCCTAATGCAAATGTCGTAGTCGTAACTGTTGAAACTACAGATAAAAAAGGATTGCATGTACCGACTTCCAATCATGAAATTACATTTTCTGTAAAAGGGGGAAAAATTTTAGGCGTTGGAAACGGTAATCCAACTTCTTTGGAAAAAGACCAATTCATTGATGCTGTAGAACTTGTATCCATTACTAATTTTGAAGAAAAGAAGCTAGCCTCAACAAATACTACAAACCCAATATCTTCGGATGACAAAAGCTGGAAAGAAGCTTTTAAAGATCGCGATTATAAAAATCAGGCTCCGGCGTACGTGTATCGTGGTAAATTTGAATTAAACAACAATTCAAGCAAAAATTCAGTTAATTTCTTTTACAAAAAAATAGGTACTGATGCAGTTGTCTTTGTAAACGGAAATAAAATTGTTCCAAGTACAGAAGATGTTCATAAGTATATTTTGAATGCTAATGTTTTAAGACAAGGCACAAATACCATTCAGATTATTGCACCGCCTTTGCAGAAAGTAAAAGAATGGGATGTAATGAATACCGATCCTGGAATTATTCAGGTAATTACTCCGGCAGAAGCATGGAAAAGAAAGCTTTTCAACGGATACGCTCAGATTATAATCCAAAAAGACGAAAATGATGCTGAAGTAGTTTTATCGGGTACTGCCAATGGTTTAAAGACAGGAACTTTAGTTTTGAAAAAATAA